In Pseudobacter ginsenosidimutans, the following are encoded in one genomic region:
- a CDS encoding glycosyltransferase family 2 protein, whose translation MVSIIIPLFNKRYFIESAIRSVKDQTYTDWELIIVDDVSTDGSYEIVQEQAEKEQRIRVIRNQQNRGGNFCRNEGVRQTRGHYIIFFDGDDLLSRECLAIRVAAMEQHPHIDAGIFTLGVFTDRVDVVKRFWSPKSENALPGFLKHDLPWQTMQPIWRRDFIKKTGGFDEQFPRLQDVEFHTRALLLHNLQFMVFPGQPDCFFRTTEERKNFDTTSFLNKWVTGAVLYFRKFYLPAKEKKLDRYLNGTIYHTYMQLLWAFKQQKITKETFRELKQSLFEVNAGSGFPLSKKVIFQAAGFYNLLPVRIPGINLALRKLITL comes from the coding sequence ATGGTGTCTATAATAATCCCACTGTTTAATAAGCGTTATTTTATAGAGTCGGCAATAAGATCTGTAAAAGATCAGACCTATACAGATTGGGAGTTGATAATTGTTGATGATGTATCCACAGATGGGTCATATGAAATAGTACAGGAGCAGGCAGAAAAGGAACAGCGGATCAGGGTTATTCGCAATCAGCAGAATCGTGGCGGAAATTTTTGCAGGAACGAAGGGGTCAGGCAGACCAGAGGGCATTACATAATTTTTTTCGATGGTGATGACTTGTTGTCTCGTGAATGTTTGGCTATCAGAGTAGCTGCCATGGAACAACATCCTCATATTGATGCCGGAATCTTTACACTGGGAGTGTTTACAGACCGCGTCGATGTAGTTAAACGATTCTGGAGTCCGAAGTCTGAAAATGCATTGCCAGGTTTTTTGAAGCACGATCTTCCCTGGCAGACTATGCAACCGATCTGGCGGAGGGATTTTATAAAGAAGACCGGCGGTTTCGACGAACAATTTCCGCGTTTGCAGGATGTTGAATTTCACACAAGAGCATTACTTCTGCATAATCTGCAATTCATGGTATTCCCCGGTCAGCCTGATTGTTTCTTCCGTACAACGGAAGAAAGAAAAAATTTTGACACAACAAGTTTTTTAAACAAGTGGGTAACAGGCGCAGTCTTATACTTTAGAAAATTCTATTTGCCTGCGAAAGAGAAAAAACTGGATAGATATCTGAATGGAACTATATACCATACATATATGCAACTGCTGTGGGCTTTCAAACAGCAAAAGATTACAAAGGAAACTTTCAGAGAATTGAAACAATCGCTATTTGAAGTAAATGCTGGTTCAGGCTTTCCGCTTTCCAAAAAAGTAATTTTTCAGGCAGCAGGTTTTTACAATCTTTTGCCTGTAAGGATTCCTGGCATCAATCTGGCATTGAGAAAATTAATTACCCTCTGA
- a CDS encoding glycosyltransferase, with translation MQLHGRNGGQSATYMKGISVIICCYNSESRLVPTLKHLAGQTFNSQVAWELIVVDNNSSDHTGSVATEFAASNKHVDCKVVEEKQAGLSHARKKGFDVSRYEYILYCDDDNWLNSSYIERAFNIMESNPNVAVLGGHGEPECEITPPHWFDDFKTYYATGAQGKTSGDITEVKGYVYGAGSIYRRSALQDLFDKGFAGLLDDRKGKSLSSGGDVELCNALALSGYRIWYDQTLLFQHFIPKERLNWQYIVKLHDGYLKNLSVLAAYRYAITRNKGFYLLWWKDIYYYSLQLLKILYRYKRFQIKKENEKFRLLMNYKGRTIFSLLVNVFAIRKNTVEIRRSQWISKNGKA, from the coding sequence ATGCAGCTGCACGGTAGAAATGGGGGGCAAAGTGCAACTTATATGAAAGGAATTTCTGTAATCATTTGTTGTTATAATAGCGAGTCTAGATTGGTGCCTACGCTGAAACATCTTGCCGGACAAACTTTCAACTCGCAGGTAGCCTGGGAACTAATCGTGGTTGACAATAATTCATCTGACCATACAGGTTCTGTGGCCACTGAATTTGCTGCAAGTAACAAACACGTCGATTGTAAGGTAGTAGAAGAGAAACAGGCAGGTTTAAGCCATGCACGTAAGAAAGGTTTCGATGTTTCCCGATATGAATATATTCTTTATTGTGATGATGACAACTGGTTGAACAGCTCTTATATCGAAAGGGCATTTAACATCATGGAATCAAATCCTAACGTGGCAGTATTGGGTGGGCATGGTGAACCTGAATGCGAAATAACACCTCCACACTGGTTCGATGATTTCAAAACCTATTATGCTACGGGTGCTCAGGGAAAAACCAGTGGAGACATCACTGAAGTTAAAGGGTATGTATATGGCGCCGGTTCCATTTATCGGCGGTCTGCGCTGCAGGATTTATTTGACAAAGGGTTTGCCGGATTGCTTGATGACAGAAAAGGGAAGTCTCTTTCTTCAGGAGGAGACGTAGAGTTATGCAACGCTTTGGCTTTAAGCGGGTATCGTATATGGTACGATCAAACATTGCTCTTTCAGCATTTTATTCCGAAAGAGCGCTTGAACTGGCAGTACATTGTGAAGTTACATGATGGGTACCTGAAAAACCTGTCTGTGCTGGCAGCCTACAGGTACGCCATTACAAGGAATAAAGGATTTTATTTGTTGTGGTGGAAAGACATTTATTACTATTCATTACAATTACTAAAGATCCTTTACCGTTACAAAAGATTTCAAATTAAGAAGGAGAACGAAAAGTTCAGGTTGCTAATGAACTATAAAGGAAGAACTATCTTCTCCTTACTTGTCAATGTTTTTGCTATCCGGAAAAATACTGTTGAAATAAGGAGAAGTCAATGGATTTCAAAAAACGGAAAGGCCTGA
- a CDS encoding glycosyltransferase — protein MKILYFSRHYGAVTTTFIRNEVDFFRTEANCRYLCNEVASEYETDPLVQVLPFKEASILRKIRWVLWKKDLACWFYNPAYAARARQLVSTFQPDIIHCHFGYEALQLLDNIPFGNYPVIIHFHGYDATEMTRKKSYNRRLRKILTAPNVYPVSCNNFFVQLLSTKLALPDLGFEVLRYGIDLNKFNPGASRSNGHEKIFLQVSSLAEKKGHEFTISAFAKLVNANLEQEYRLILTGDGKRKQVLQDLAKSLGIESAVTFTGMVTPSEAAALMKTADVFVHHSIQSSNGDMEGIPNAIIEAMAMELPVVSTWHSGIPELVENGLNGYLVKEKDVEDYAVRMKQALELGRLTVNRNKVEQYYDREKHNAQLMNLYNKILVAE, from the coding sequence ATGAAGATATTGTATTTTTCACGGCATTATGGAGCGGTAACTACTACTTTCATTCGCAATGAGGTGGATTTTTTCAGAACTGAGGCAAATTGCCGGTATCTCTGTAATGAAGTGGCCTCTGAGTATGAAACTGATCCGCTGGTACAGGTACTACCTTTTAAGGAAGCGAGTATTCTGCGTAAGATTCGCTGGGTGTTATGGAAAAAGGATCTGGCTTGCTGGTTTTATAATCCTGCCTATGCTGCCCGGGCAAGACAATTGGTGAGCACCTTTCAACCAGATATCATTCATTGTCATTTTGGTTATGAGGCGCTTCAGTTGCTCGACAATATTCCTTTCGGTAATTATCCTGTAATCATACATTTCCACGGCTATGATGCTACAGAAATGACAAGGAAAAAGAGTTATAACCGAAGGTTAAGAAAGATACTAACGGCTCCTAATGTTTATCCTGTAAGCTGTAACAACTTTTTTGTACAGCTTCTCAGCACGAAGCTGGCACTTCCTGACCTTGGATTTGAAGTACTTCGCTATGGCATAGACCTTAATAAGTTTAACCCCGGGGCTTCAAGAAGCAATGGGCATGAGAAAATATTTCTCCAGGTTTCATCCCTCGCGGAAAAGAAAGGGCATGAGTTTACCATCAGTGCATTTGCCAAATTAGTCAATGCTAATCTGGAGCAGGAATACCGGCTGATTCTAACCGGCGATGGTAAACGTAAACAAGTGTTGCAGGATCTGGCAAAAAGCCTTGGTATCGAATCTGCAGTGACCTTTACAGGCATGGTTACACCTTCAGAAGCTGCTGCGCTGATGAAGACTGCTGATGTTTTTGTGCATCACAGTATCCAGTCGTCCAATGGTGATATGGAAGGAATTCCCAACGCTATCATTGAAGCAATGGCAATGGAATTACCAGTAGTCAGCACCTGGCATTCGGGAATTCCTGAGCTGGTTGAAAACGGTTTAAACGGATACCTGGTCAAAGAAAAGGATGTGGAGGACTATGCAGTAAGGATGAAACAGGCGCTTGAACTTGGCCGCCTGACTGTGAATAGAAATAAAGTTGAACAATACTATGACCGGGAAAAACACAATGCTCAATTGATGAATCTCTATAATAAGATTCTGGTAGCGGAATAG
- a CDS encoding glycosyltransferase family 4 protein translates to MQKHSFYLCKYLARNKVYVDLYHTGKQIPKPDLSTCFTMEELKYITSYVIPYQQSDRLPGHYLRTSHQYSKVLYERFRTTPPVDLIYAKGLAGWYLLEQKKSGEKLPPVLLNVHGYEYYQKTASFRNKLEQIILRPAFRNVSTYSDYIYSYGGKITDIIRKNIPNASQKIIEIPTGIERDFITDNMPGINFPRQFVYLGRFERRKGIHELHEAIGQLKKLYKFQFHFIGNIPERYRVKSPEIIYHGQLNNKEAIKAILDNADVLVCPSYAEGMPNVILEGMACQCAIIATDVGAVAAQVNERNGWLIEPGSSSSLQQALMKALEIPDQELLEKKKESVNRIRKEFLWDNIIFQVLDSFNKVIESSNGKA, encoded by the coding sequence ATGCAAAAGCATTCATTCTATTTATGTAAATACCTTGCGAGGAATAAAGTTTACGTAGACCTGTATCATACCGGCAAGCAAATCCCAAAGCCTGATCTTTCCACCTGTTTCACCATGGAAGAATTGAAATACATTACTTCTTATGTGATACCCTACCAGCAGTCTGATAGATTACCTGGCCATTACCTGCGAACTTCACATCAATATTCAAAGGTTCTGTATGAGCGGTTCCGGACAACTCCCCCTGTTGATTTGATTTATGCAAAGGGGTTGGCAGGATGGTATCTGCTCGAACAAAAGAAATCAGGAGAAAAATTGCCGCCTGTACTATTGAATGTACACGGATACGAGTATTATCAAAAAACTGCATCTTTCAGGAATAAGCTCGAACAGATAATCCTAAGGCCTGCCTTCCGGAATGTGAGTACTTATTCAGATTATATTTATTCCTATGGCGGTAAAATAACAGATATCATCAGAAAGAATATTCCGAATGCATCTCAAAAGATCATAGAGATACCCACTGGCATCGAAAGGGACTTTATCACGGATAATATGCCTGGGATAAATTTCCCGCGGCAATTTGTATACCTGGGAAGATTTGAAAGAAGAAAGGGGATTCATGAATTGCATGAAGCTATTGGGCAACTGAAAAAACTATATAAGTTCCAGTTCCATTTTATAGGCAATATACCAGAGCGCTACAGGGTTAAATCGCCAGAGATCATTTATCATGGGCAGTTGAATAATAAAGAAGCCATCAAAGCTATTTTGGATAATGCTGATGTATTGGTCTGTCCCAGTTATGCGGAAGGGATGCCCAATGTTATTTTGGAAGGAATGGCTTGCCAGTGCGCTATTATCGCTACGGATGTAGGTGCAGTGGCCGCTCAGGTAAATGAAAGGAATGGCTGGCTTATAGAACCTGGCTCCAGCAGTTCTTTGCAGCAGGCGCTGATGAAGGCTTTAGAAATACCGGACCAGGAATTGTTGGAAAAGAAGAAGGAATCCGTAAATCGTATCCGGAAAGAATTTCTTTGGGACAACATCATCTTTCAGGTATTAGATTCATTCAACAAAGTCATTGAATCATCAAATGGAAAAGCATAA
- a CDS encoding glycosyltransferase family 61 protein produces the protein MLSQAWNATEALLGPALSRLSPSSRVIGPPKGFYNTTLEYWTAYKENQANEYIKLTESEEFFNLIKPVTIDSVVHKNFLNRVSYQIAAQFIAHIPGGRVLGDNCMIIAPDDKLLGDVSRQFKVNEDFGRMKIFKTIKLPRITRLNGLTAVAGYAGGSYNYFHWTFDVLPRLLLLERSGWLEKCDQVIINELKMPFHHESLSLLNLPVQKFVFSHDKVQYDAEQLLIPSVPDTGDFLPDWSLQALKKKYDEGMKRPIIIEAPKIYISRRHAKKRKVLNEEALIQLLIGEGFQVFSPEKMSLEEQAALYRQAEIIIAPHGASQVNLLFCHPGATIIEIFSEKWVNPCYWGLANRLDLRYGYLIGGESWNDNAYGVESDVVVDIQEMQKLLNKVLMESKK, from the coding sequence GTGTTAAGTCAGGCATGGAATGCAACAGAGGCATTATTGGGGCCAGCCTTGTCCAGGCTTTCGCCATCCTCACGAGTGATTGGTCCACCCAAAGGTTTTTACAATACCACACTGGAGTATTGGACTGCATACAAAGAAAATCAGGCAAATGAATATATTAAACTCACCGAATCGGAAGAGTTTTTTAACCTGATCAAGCCAGTTACCATCGATTCTGTTGTTCATAAGAATTTTCTGAATCGTGTTAGCTACCAGATCGCTGCTCAATTCATTGCACATATTCCAGGAGGAAGAGTGCTGGGCGATAATTGCATGATTATTGCCCCCGATGATAAATTGCTGGGAGATGTTTCAAGACAGTTCAAAGTCAATGAAGATTTTGGGCGGATGAAGATTTTTAAGACAATAAAATTGCCGCGAATTACAAGGCTGAACGGTTTAACTGCTGTGGCAGGGTATGCTGGTGGTAGTTATAATTATTTTCATTGGACTTTCGATGTGCTTCCGAGATTATTATTGTTGGAAAGATCAGGATGGCTTGAAAAATGCGATCAGGTTATCATCAATGAACTCAAAATGCCTTTTCATCATGAATCATTATCCTTGTTAAACCTGCCTGTGCAGAAGTTCGTATTCTCTCATGATAAAGTGCAGTATGATGCAGAACAATTACTAATTCCATCAGTTCCGGACACCGGCGATTTCTTACCAGACTGGTCACTTCAGGCATTAAAGAAAAAATACGATGAAGGAATGAAGCGGCCGATTATCATAGAGGCACCAAAGATTTATATCTCACGCCGCCATGCAAAAAAGAGGAAAGTCTTAAATGAGGAAGCATTGATACAGTTGCTTATCGGCGAAGGCTTTCAGGTTTTTTCTCCTGAAAAGATGTCTCTTGAGGAGCAAGCTGCATTGTACAGGCAGGCTGAGATCATAATAGCTCCACATGGGGCTAGCCAGGTGAATCTGTTATTTTGCCACCCGGGGGCAACTATAATAGAAATCTTTTCGGAAAAATGGGTGAATCCATGTTATTGGGGGTTGGCTAACAGGTTGGATCTGAGGTATGGATATTTGATAGGGGGAGAGAGCTGGAATGATAACGCATATGGAGTTGAGTCAGATGTTGTGGTGGATATACAGGAGATGCAAAAATTGCTTAATAAAGTCCTGATGGAATCGAAAAAATAA